In a genomic window of Thermosynechococcus sp. CL-1:
- a CDS encoding GDP-L-fucose synthase has translation MDLSKKRILVTGGAGFLGRQVVAQLQNAGAVPEQITVVRSRDYDLRQLSACQAVVQNQDIIIHLAAHVGGIGLNQVKPAELFYDNLMMGAQLIDCAYRAGVEKFVCVGTICAYPKFTPVPFKESDLWNGYPEETNAPYGIAKKALLVQLQAYRQQYGFNGIYLLPVNLYGPGDNFDPLSSHVIPALIRKVYIAQQQGERVIPVWGDGSPSREFLYVEDAARGIVMATQAYDHPDPINLGTGEEITIKNLVELICDLMDFQGQIEWQTDKPNGQPRRCLDTTKAKEAFGFRAQIPLKEGLERTIAWYRQHATSL, from the coding sequence ATGGATCTCAGTAAAAAAAGGATTCTTGTCACCGGTGGGGCGGGATTTTTGGGACGCCAAGTGGTGGCGCAGTTGCAAAACGCCGGGGCAGTGCCTGAGCAAATCACAGTGGTGCGATCGCGCGACTACGACCTACGCCAACTCTCTGCTTGCCAAGCCGTCGTTCAAAACCAAGATATTATCATTCACCTTGCTGCCCATGTGGGGGGAATTGGCCTCAATCAAGTCAAGCCCGCTGAACTCTTTTATGACAACCTGATGATGGGGGCACAACTCATTGATTGTGCCTATCGCGCGGGAGTCGAGAAATTCGTCTGTGTGGGGACGATTTGCGCCTATCCCAAATTTACCCCTGTTCCCTTCAAAGAAAGCGATCTTTGGAACGGCTACCCCGAAGAAACCAACGCCCCCTACGGTATTGCTAAAAAAGCCCTTCTCGTGCAATTGCAAGCCTATCGGCAGCAGTATGGCTTTAATGGTATCTATCTCTTGCCCGTGAATCTTTATGGGCCGGGGGATAACTTTGACCCCCTGAGTTCCCATGTGATTCCTGCTTTAATTCGCAAAGTTTACATTGCTCAGCAACAGGGGGAGAGGGTGATTCCCGTGTGGGGGGATGGCAGCCCTAGCCGCGAATTTCTCTATGTTGAAGATGCTGCCCGCGGGATTGTCATGGCCACCCAAGCCTACGATCATCCTGATCCGATTAACCTCGGTACGGGTGAAGAAATCACCATTAAGAATTTAGTTGAACTCATCTGCGACCTGATGGACTTTCAAGGCCAGATTGAATGGCAAACCGATAAGCCCAATGGTCAACCCCGACGTTGCCTAGATACCACTAAGGCAAAAGAGGCCTTTGGGTTTCGTGCCCAAATTCCCCTCAAAGAAGGCTTAGAACGTACAATTGCTTGGTACCGTCAGCACGCTACGTCCCTATGA
- a CDS encoding TolC family protein, with the protein MLNDLALNPQKMLVSGLLAIAPVTLSSSVQATPTTTPMAQASSQTPASDVLTPLDPNPDRLALPETVKIDLNQPLTLEQAIEVAIRNNIGLQISELQLQRARAQLRQVQAQLYPTLVFQASIGQNTSPGGQPAYLPLNFQQQLSLQQQQQQQAQQQLLAQQLAASSILNTQVQRLQQRFQGPQLTAFSDQQNLELQQQLQQLQNSASQAATPSNFTPITLAPVNRLNFTNFFTNLFGATSGATSNAALVMNYTLFAGGGRSAAIAAARDQVRLSELEVQRQRQQLILDVTNDYYLAQQAKVQVQIGEAAVANAQVTLRDATAFEQAGIGTLLDVLTAEVSLANAQQNLSQARHLEITTRRQLAQRLNVNQTVDVAIADRVEPAEEWSLSLEDSILLAYQNRVELEQRLLQRTIALNNRQVVLAATRPQLSLFASGNLLDKVTDDLAPRFGYGVGLQMQLDLFDGGNARASAARQEALAATAEEQYANQKNIIRLEVETAYTNLRANAKNIATARTAVTQATEGLRLARLRFQAGVGTQQEVTNAETNLTQAQGNLLAAILNYNRSLAALKRAVGYPEQTRLGARQ; encoded by the coding sequence ATGTTGAATGATCTTGCCCTGAATCCCCAAAAAATGCTGGTGTCGGGACTCCTCGCGATCGCCCCCGTGACGCTGTCTAGCTCGGTTCAAGCTACACCCACCACGACTCCAATGGCACAGGCATCTTCCCAAACGCCAGCCTCGGATGTCCTCACGCCTCTCGACCCCAATCCCGATAGACTGGCGCTTCCTGAGACGGTCAAGATTGATCTCAATCAACCCCTCACCCTCGAGCAAGCGATTGAGGTGGCGATTCGCAATAACATTGGCCTACAGATTAGTGAGCTACAACTACAACGGGCACGGGCACAACTGCGACAGGTGCAAGCACAGCTTTATCCCACCCTTGTGTTTCAAGCCAGCATTGGCCAAAATACCTCCCCCGGTGGCCAGCCTGCCTACCTGCCCCTCAACTTTCAGCAGCAACTCTCTTTACAACAGCAGCAACAGCAACAGGCGCAGCAACAGCTTCTCGCTCAGCAACTGGCCGCCAGCAGTATTTTGAATACTCAGGTGCAACGACTGCAACAGCGATTTCAAGGCCCCCAACTCACGGCGTTTTCGGATCAGCAAAACCTTGAGCTGCAACAGCAACTGCAACAACTGCAAAATAGTGCCAGTCAGGCGGCTACCCCCTCCAACTTCACTCCCATTACCCTTGCACCAGTAAATCGACTCAACTTTACGAACTTTTTTACCAATCTTTTTGGGGCGACGAGTGGGGCAACGTCGAATGCAGCCCTGGTGATGAACTATACGTTGTTTGCGGGGGGCGGGCGATCGGCGGCCATTGCAGCAGCTCGTGACCAAGTGCGCCTCAGTGAACTAGAGGTACAACGCCAACGCCAACAACTGATCCTTGATGTAACGAATGATTACTATTTGGCGCAACAGGCCAAGGTACAGGTGCAAATTGGTGAAGCTGCCGTAGCCAATGCCCAAGTGACCCTGCGGGATGCGACGGCCTTTGAGCAAGCAGGGATTGGGACGCTCTTGGATGTGTTGACCGCAGAGGTGAGCCTTGCCAATGCCCAGCAAAACTTGAGCCAAGCGCGCCATTTGGAAATCACCACCCGGCGACAGTTGGCACAGCGATTGAATGTGAATCAGACGGTGGATGTGGCGATCGCTGACCGCGTTGAACCCGCTGAAGAATGGTCACTTTCCCTTGAGGATAGTATTCTCCTTGCTTATCAGAACCGTGTTGAGCTAGAGCAGCGGCTGCTACAGCGCACGATTGCCCTGAACAATCGTCAGGTAGTATTGGCGGCTACCCGTCCCCAACTGAGTCTCTTTGCCAGTGGCAATCTGCTGGACAAGGTCACGGATGATCTCGCACCTCGCTTTGGCTATGGGGTAGGACTGCAAATGCAATTAGACCTCTTTGATGGCGGCAATGCCCGTGCCAGTGCGGCTCGCCAAGAAGCCCTTGCAGCAACCGCTGAGGAACAATATGCCAATCAGAAAAACATCATCCGCCTAGAGGTGGAAACAGCCTACACCAATCTCAGAGCCAATGCGAAAAACATTGCTACAGCACGGACAGCGGTTACCCAAGCCACTGAAGGGCTGCGCCTCGCTCGGCTGCGTTTTCAAGCGGGGGTAGGAACGCAACAAGAAGTCACCAATGCCGAAACGAATTTGACCCAAGCCCAAGGGAACCTTCTTGCTGCCATTTTGAACTATAATCGCTCCCTAGCCGCATTAAAGCGGGCTGTGGGCTATCCAGAACAAACACGTTTAGGCGCAAGGCAATAA
- the ndhS gene encoding photosynthetic/respiratory NAD(P)H-quinone oxidoreductase subunit S produces MIKPIADTYPLLPLSKARTGQGQEIINSHKHLWDKTMASDLAMTILPSMTVKVTNPNDTYYQFQGIVQRVTDGKVAVLFEGGNWDKLVTFQTSELEPVVTTPKEKAKAKK; encoded by the coding sequence ATCATCAAACCAATAGCTGACACTTATCCTTTGCTACCCCTCAGCAAAGCGCGAACGGGGCAAGGGCAGGAGATAATAAATTCACATAAACATCTTTGGGATAAGACGATGGCCAGCGACTTAGCAATGACAATTCTCCCTAGTATGACCGTGAAGGTCACCAATCCCAACGATACCTACTACCAATTTCAGGGGATTGTACAGCGGGTTACAGATGGCAAAGTGGCAGTGCTCTTTGAAGGCGGGAACTGGGATAAATTGGTTACTTTTCAGACTAGTGAGCTAGAGCCAGTGGTGACCACGCCCAAGGAAAAAGCGAAAGCGAAAAAGTAA
- a CDS encoding HAS-barrel domain-containing protein translates to MARRSPPPQPFAEIIQTATDHCIAQCHEPASLDFPLVPALGSWVRIPEGDRVIYGVVAYVVTAPIDTIHRATALGLSLEQLRQEQPHIFAMLKTEITIAITGFQEQEHFYHHLPPHPPQMHQQVYGCPVEEVIAFSGTLTFLRTLLTLRYGPGDALVAATLRSLYQLRQRDRQWLVQAAQYLNRLLKDDYDRLRGIIEQL, encoded by the coding sequence ATGGCGCGGCGATCGCCTCCCCCCCAGCCCTTTGCGGAAATTATCCAAACCGCAACGGATCACTGCATTGCCCAGTGCCACGAACCCGCTAGCCTCGATTTTCCCCTAGTGCCCGCCTTGGGTAGTTGGGTGCGGATTCCTGAAGGTGATCGCGTCATTTATGGCGTTGTTGCCTATGTAGTAACGGCTCCCATTGACACCATTCACCGTGCCACCGCCTTGGGGCTATCCCTAGAGCAACTACGGCAAGAGCAGCCCCATATTTTTGCCATGTTGAAAACTGAGATCACGATCGCCATCACTGGCTTTCAGGAACAAGAACACTTTTATCACCATTTGCCCCCCCACCCACCCCAAATGCACCAGCAGGTCTATGGCTGTCCTGTTGAGGAAGTGATTGCCTTCAGTGGCACATTGACCTTTTTGCGAACACTGTTGACCCTGCGCTATGGTCCCGGCGATGCTTTGGTGGCGGCAACGCTGCGTTCCTTGTATCAACTCCGCCAGCGCGATCGCCAGTGGCTGGTGCAGGCAGCGCAATACCTGAACCGACTCCTCAAGGATGACTACGATCGCCTGCGGGGCATTATCGAGCAGTTATGA
- a CDS encoding cytochrome b/b6 domain-containing protein has protein sequence MAKPIPYQPLLLRLAHGAIAILALLALISGFWVYNTYDGRWGSLPLPKIPDIQGLHGTIALVLLLLFPFFALYCFHWGDRRLLHKKSLAQLSQGNWHAWQRLANTLMLVAVTFALISGRMMQEEWLSTGELNRGWYLAHLGAWSVVLLSLLSHLILGAKAGGRPLLVSMVSFAIRPEDRRIGNWWRGGRLKPSNQVLLGLEIVILLGIVIAFVLPAIITAR, from the coding sequence ATGGCCAAACCGATTCCCTATCAACCCCTTCTGCTACGCCTTGCCCATGGGGCGATCGCGATTTTGGCACTCCTCGCTCTCATCTCAGGGTTTTGGGTCTATAACACCTACGATGGCCGCTGGGGATCACTGCCCCTACCCAAGATTCCCGATATTCAAGGCCTCCACGGGACGATTGCCCTCGTCCTTTTATTGCTGTTTCCCTTCTTTGCGCTCTACTGCTTTCATTGGGGCGATCGCCGGCTGTTGCACAAGAAATCCTTGGCGCAACTTTCCCAAGGGAATTGGCACGCTTGGCAACGGTTGGCAAATACCCTAATGCTGGTGGCGGTCACGTTTGCCCTTATCAGCGGGCGGATGATGCAGGAGGAGTGGTTGTCCACAGGCGAGCTAAATCGAGGCTGGTACTTGGCTCATTTAGGGGCTTGGAGTGTGGTGCTCCTGAGTTTGCTGTCTCACTTGATTCTGGGGGCAAAGGCAGGGGGGCGGCCACTTTTGGTTTCAATGGTGAGTTTTGCAATCCGCCCAGAGGATCGGCGGATCGGGAACTGGTGGCGTGGCGGTAGGCTCAAGCCTTCCAATCAAGTGTTGTTGGGCCTAGAAATTGTTATTTTGCTGGGGATTGTGATTGCTTTTGTTTTGCCCGCTATCATAACTGCTCGATAA
- a CDS encoding M48 family metallopeptidase, producing the protein MPVPAYSSLRADQFRHPRDREATQALQQLPGLDLLVRSLLGSVAEQAFYLENIGSSLRLSEQQLPDIYGLHIEACRILGLEPPQLYLKQHPVPNAYTFAMRGKQPFVVLHSSLVELLTPKELQAVLAHELGHLKCEHGVYLTIANLLLFATSQLSPWGLLLAQGLQTQLMHWLRCAELTCDRAALLVTQDPQVVASVLMKLCGGSPQWSDRLNLDAFIAQARDYEAADRGWYNLFKELQASQLTHPLPVLRAREILDWAETQQYDRLVKQLHPVRQ; encoded by the coding sequence ATGCCTGTTCCAGCGTATTCCAGCCTGAGGGCTGATCAGTTTCGTCATCCCCGCGATCGCGAGGCCACCCAAGCCCTCCAACAACTGCCGGGGTTAGATCTTCTCGTGCGATCGCTCCTAGGTTCGGTGGCGGAGCAGGCCTTTTATCTTGAAAATATTGGCAGCAGTCTGCGCCTAAGTGAACAGCAACTTCCAGACATTTACGGGCTTCATATCGAGGCTTGCCGCATTTTAGGCCTAGAGCCACCCCAACTGTATCTGAAACAGCATCCTGTCCCCAATGCCTATACCTTTGCCATGCGGGGCAAGCAGCCCTTTGTTGTACTGCACTCCTCCCTTGTGGAATTGCTGACACCCAAGGAATTGCAGGCAGTACTAGCGCACGAGTTGGGACATCTGAAGTGTGAGCATGGCGTGTATTTGACGATCGCCAACCTACTGCTGTTTGCCACTAGTCAACTCTCCCCTTGGGGCTTGCTCTTGGCGCAAGGACTGCAAACCCAATTGATGCATTGGTTGCGCTGTGCTGAACTCACCTGCGATCGCGCGGCCTTGTTGGTGACCCAAGACCCGCAGGTTGTGGCCTCGGTGCTGATGAAACTCTGTGGTGGTTCGCCGCAGTGGAGCGATCGCCTGAATCTCGATGCCTTCATTGCCCAAGCGCGTGACTATGAGGCCGCTGATCGGGGTTGGTACAACCTTTTCAAGGAATTGCAGGCCAGTCAACTGACTCACCCACTACCGGTGCTGCGGGCACGGGAAATTCTAGATTGGGCGGAAACGCAGCAGTACGATCGCCTCGTCAAGCAATTACACCCTGTTCGTCAATAA